The Podospora pseudocomata strain CBS 415.72m chromosome 1 map unlocalized CBS415.72m_1, whole genome shotgun sequence genome has a segment encoding these proteins:
- a CDS encoding uncharacterized protein (COG:O; EggNog:ENOG503Q4AT) has protein sequence MVRCWPRRSKKSAAEKSAKSGSATSLTSGSTAADKSKTEQAEVKKEEKKEEKTEEKKEDKKEDKKEEDKTGEKTEEKKDEEKSDEDKEEEEKPKVQVGSISQRKDIYKGPVEDGEWTWVDKYPDGVEEAAENEETATYAVVVRNMKSQDSRKKLEAHSIVVQSPWLRDALSEIMADYPGVACELSRLEFEAPFKPFVHRWAEFTKYMEKPDLEEKTKEHMKILYDILNYEIGDNIKTFQDYVKNGVVCFKDLWMIFQPGTIVLSAYLGPMSGFEMVETEYMANNCGKFLQVRCDCVDYGGKEFGRYQEAINIPEFLGTKKITGLKVYPFHFHEKKEEITAQLLKRGTIFEQLAGHHYREYSGRAITWNREGNEVDIQITGRIVVDIESFNRFSPWRVRYLNDFNATDIERFNKHKVESGIESEEFVMPDYYKMLCRSRTRGYSLKYKKWVDFFLEQITDVRWNTTAFDRLVLPADQKELILSFTEAQLAGDSFDDIIAGKGKGIICLLSGPPGVGKTLTAEAVAENLRVPLHMLSSGDLGSDPWEVERELNSILELVSRWNAVLLLDECDVFLEARSNHEIERNKIVTIFLRTLEYYEGIMFLTTNRCGEIDAAFQSRIHVSIEYPDLTVSARKIIWKNFLRNSTIKSNLTDKDISELSELKLNGRQIKNVLKTASLLARRRKSDTLERQFIETILIIEKKRPGAPQQMMHYM, from the coding sequence ATGGTTCGTTGCTGGCCCCGCCGCTCCAAGAAGAGCGCCGCCGAGAAATCGGCAAAGAGTGGGTCCGctacctccctcacctccgggtccaccgccgccgacaagTCGAAGACGGAGCAAgcagaggtgaagaaggaggagaagaaggaggagaagacagaggagaagaaggaagacaagaaggaagacaagaaggaagaggacaaGACAGGGGAAAAgacagaagagaagaaggacgaggagaagagcgatgaggacaaggaggaggaggagaaaccCAAAGTTCAAGTAGGGAGCATCAGTCAAAGGAAGGACATCTACAAGGGTCCAGTGGAAGATGGAGAGTGGACCTGGGTCGACAAATATCCagatggtgtcgaggaggctgctgagaaTGAGGAGACGGCCACCTACGCTGTCGTTGTCCGCAACATGAAGAGTCAGGACAGCcgcaagaagctggaggcgCACAGCATCGTGGTGCAGAGCCCATGGCTCCGCGATGCTCTCTCCGAGATCATGGCCGACTATCCCGGTGTTGCCTGCGAGCTCAGCCGGCTAGAGTTCGAGGCGCCTTTCAAGCCCTTTGTTCACCGATGGGCCGAGTTCACCAAGTACATGGAGAAGCCCGACCTCGAggagaagaccaaggagcACATGAAGATCCTCTACGACATCCTCAACTACGAGATcggcgacaacatcaagacTTTTCAGGACTATGTCAAGAATGGTGTTGTCTGCTTCAAGGATCTGTGGATGATCTTCCAGCCCGGAACCATTGTCCTCTCTGCCTACCTCGGTCCCATGTCCGGCTTCGAGATGGTAGAGACCGAGTACATGGCCAACAACTGCGGCAAGTTCCTTCAGGTCCGTTGCGACTGTGTCGACTATGGCGGCAAGGAATTCGGCCGCTACCAGgaggccatcaacatccCTGAATTCCTCGGCACCAAGAAGATCACGGGTCTCAAGGTTTaccccttccacttccacgagaagaaagaggagaTCACCGCCCAGCTTCTCAAGCGTGGAACCATCTTCGAGCAGCTGGCTGGTCACCACTATAGGGAATACTCTGGACGCGCCATTACTTGGAACAGAGAAGGCAACGAGGTCGACATCCAGATTACTGGGAGAATCGTGGTGGATATCGAAAGCTTCAACCGCTTCAGCCCTTGGCGGGTGAGGTACCTCAATGACTTCAACGCCACCGACATCGAGCGCTTCAACAAGCACAAGGTCGAGAGCGGCATCGAGTCCGAGGAATTTGTCATGCCTGACTACTACAAGATGCTCTGCCGTTCGCGAACCCGCGGGTACAGTCTGAAGTACAAGAAGTGGGTCGACTTTTTCCTGGAACAGATCACAGACGTGAGATGGAACACTACTGCCTTTGACAGGCTGGTGCTTCCCGCCGACCAGAAGGAGCTCATCCTGTCCTTCACCGAAGCCCAGCTCGCGGGTGACAGCTTCGACGATATCATcgccggcaagggcaagggcatcATCTGCCTGCTCTCTGGTCCTCCTGGTGTTGGTAAGACGTTGACAGCTGAGGCCGTGGCGGAGAACCTCAGGGTGCCACTTCACATGCTGAGCTCTGGTGATCTTGGGTCTGATCCATGGGAGGTCGAGCGGGAGCTAAACTCCATCTTGGAGTTGGTCTCGAGATGGAACGCCGTCTTGCTCCTCGATGAGTGCGATGTCTTCCTCGAGGCCCGCAGCAACCACGAGATTGAGCGCAACAAGATCgtcaccatcttcctccgGACCTTGGAGTACTATGAGGGCATCATGTTCCTGACGACTAACCGCTGCGGCGAGATCGATGCGGCCTTCCAGTCGCGTATCCACGTGAGCATCGAGTACCCTGATCTTACGGTGTCTGCTCGCAAGATCATCTGGAAGAATTTCCTCCGGAACTCGACCATCAAGAGCAACCTCACTGACAAGGACATCAGTGAGCTTTc
- a CDS encoding uncharacterized protein (COG:S; EggNog:ENOG503PDCQ): MPAPSSDPLPLSLCDFALPIFCNGLGALLHILEEGRRFANKQGLNADKVYVQARLIDDQLPLVFQVQNAIRTVFMNLDRMTGNQWDLDGPLNNNEKTFEELEMRVSMAQLEVREVMKERPHKRDEDLVDIVAGGRPLKVTVTEAVQFHGIPNFIFHVTTAYSILRAKGVPLGKADFILGFVGWRCL; the protein is encoded by the exons ATGCCCGCGCCGTCTTCAGATCCTCTCCCGCTCTCGCTCTGCGACTTCGCACTCCCCATCTTTTGCAACGGTCTAGGTGCTCTTCTTCATATTTTGGAGGAAGGCAGGAGATTTGCAAACAAACAGGGCCTCAACGCGGACAAAGTGTATGTCCAAGCACGATTGATAGACGACCAGCTCCCGCTCGTTTTCCAGGTTCAAAATGCTATCAGAACAGTCTTTATGAATCTCGACAGAATGACAGGTAACCAGTGGGACCTGGACGGCCCTTTGAACAACAACGAGAAGACATTCGAGGAATTGGAGATGAGAGTCTCGATGGCTCAGCtcgaggtgagggaggtgatgaaggaGCGTCCTCATAAGAGGGACGAAGACCTTGTAGACAT CGTGGCGGGAGGTCGTCCCCTCAAGGTCACTGTGACCGAAGCGGTCCAATTCCATGGGATACCCAACTTTATCTTCCATGTCACTACTGCTTACTCGATCTTGCGAGCCAAAGGCGTGCCATTGGGAAAAGCAGACTTTATCCTCGGGTTTGTCGGTTGGCGATGCTTATGA
- the RPL10A_1 gene encoding 60S ribosomal protein L10A (EggNog:ENOG503NUHC; COG:J), whose amino-acid sequence MAVQPKSKITVAGTRAQVQALLAHSLSPDNKRNLLETVELQFGLTNNDPAGDKRFSGSVKLPSATSTTSVVLSTRAWIACQAEQEQEAHQEASALVRCVCLLGYQGSGDPKGFRTGLVKGEDLAEKIINVKSTIRFRLRKNLCIAMAIGNVDMTTEQLVASIMITINYLVSCLKKGWSNVNSTVIKSTMWRPRYLF is encoded by the exons ATGGCCGTCCAGCCGAAGTCCAAGATCACCGTCGCCGGTACTCGCGCCCAGGTccaagccctcctcgcccactccctctcccctgaCAACAAGCGCAACCTCCTCGAGACGGTCGAGTTGCAATTCGgcctcaccaacaacgaccCCGCCGGCGACAAGCGCTTCTCCGGCTCTGTCAAGCTTCCCTCGGCGACCAGCACGACCTCGGTCGTGCTAAGCACCAGGGCCTGGATAGCATGTC aagctgaacaagaacaagaggCTCATCAAGAAGCTAGCGCGCTAGTACGATGCGTTTGTCTGCTCGGATACCAAGGTTCGGGAGATCCCAAGGGTTTTAGGACCGGGCTTGTCAAAGG CGAGGACCTCGCGGAGAAGATAATCAACGTCAAGTCCACCATCAGGTTCAGGCTGCGCAAAAACCTCTGCATTGCCATGGCCATTGGTAATGTGGACATGACCACGGAGCAGTTGGTGGCCAGCATCATGATCACCATCAACTACCTGGTGTCATGCCTCAAGAAGGGATGGTCCAACGTCAACAGCACCGTCATCAAGTCGACCATGTGGCGCCCCCGTTATCTTTTCTAA
- a CDS encoding uncharacterized protein (COG:O; EggNog:ENOG503P08X), giving the protein MGAPKKSTVPTTSSTTTPSSTKRKQPHASASNNDDSKTPTKKQRLSQPKEEKRLRRFRPKPPQSFHDLHARASTQRFFVLSRHRTTPSSLESSPPSETIELTGSTGNIYTILISLLPTCTCPHFARTNQQCKHIIYVLSRVLRCPAHLVYQLAFLTTELNQIFAGAPTIVSGSANNNNNNEEDGKRKPVEGDCPICFEKLDTATKKEEIVWCKAACGQNVHKQCFDMWAATKRGQGRGEVTCPYCRSVWEKESEGDMVKKVNREKGKRSADGGGYVNVAEQLGISPVRDTSSYSRWWSGHPSGYRDGYYY; this is encoded by the exons ATGGGTGCCCCCAAAAAGTCCACTGTCCCCACGAcgtcatcaaccacaactccatcatccaccaagCGCAAGCAACCCCACGCCTCTGCCAGCAACAATGACGATTCCAAAACCCCTACTAAAAAACAACGTCTTTCCCAACCCAAGGAAGAGAAACGCCTTCGCCG TTTCCggcccaaacctccccaatcctTCCACGACCTCCACGCCCGCGCCTCAACCCAACGCTTCTTCGTCCTATCCCGCCACCGCACCACCCCTTCATCCCTCGAATCCAGCCCCCCATCCGAAACAATCGAACTCACGGGCTCAACAGGCAACATCtacaccatcctcatctccctcctccccacttGCACCTGCCCCCACTTTGCAAGAACAAACCAGCAGTGCAAACACATCATCTACGTCCTCTCCCGCGTCCTCCGCTGCCCTGCCCATCTAGTCTACCAACTCGCTTTTCTCACCACCGAGCTCAATCAAATCTTTGCTGGGGCTCCAACCATCGTTTCTGGCAGcgcaaacaacaacaacaacaacgaagaAGACGGCAAACGCAAACCAGTTGAAGGAGATTGCCCTATTTGCTTCGAGAAGCTTGACACAGCAacaaagaaggaggagattgtcTGGTGCAAAGCCGCCTGCGGACAGAACGTCCACAAGCAATGTTTTGACATGTGGGCTGCTACCAAACGGGGGCAAGGCAGAGGGGAGGTGACGTGTCCGTATTGTAGGAGCGTGTGGGAAAAGGAGTCGGAGGGGGAtatggtgaagaaggtgaacAGGGAGAAGGGCAAGAGGAGCGCGGATGGCGGTGGGTATGTCAATGTGGCGGAGCAGTTGGGGATTAGTCCAGTTAGAG ATACAAGCAGCTAttcaaggtggtggtcagGGCATCCGAGTGGTTATCGGGATGGTTACTACTACTAG